In a genomic window of Nyctibius grandis isolate bNycGra1 chromosome 4, bNycGra1.pri, whole genome shotgun sequence:
- the MYOD1 gene encoding myoblast determination protein 1 — translation MDLLGPMEMTEGSLCSFTAADDFYDDPCFNTSDMHFFEDLDPRLVHVGGLLKPEEHPHHHGHHHGHQHEEEHVRAPSGHHQAGRCLLWACKACKRKTTNADRRKAATMRERRRLSKVNEAFETLKRCTSTNPNQRLPKVEILRNAIRYIESLQALLREQEDAYYPVLEHYSGESDASSPRSNCSDGMMEYSGPPCSSRRRNSYDSSYYTESPNDPKHGKNSVVSSLDCLSSIVERISTDNSTCPILPPVETVAEGSPCSPPEGASLNDSRAQIPSPTNCTPLPQESSSSNPIYQVL, via the exons ATGGACTTACTGGGCCCCATGGAGATGACAGAGggctccctctgctccttcaCGGCCGCTGATGACTTCTACGATGACCCATGCTTCAACACGTCAGACATGCACTTCTTCGAGGACCTGGATCCCCGGCTGGTGCATGTGGGGGGCCTGCTGAAGCCTGAGGAGCACCCACACCACCACGGGCACCACCACGGGCACCAGCATGAGGAGGAGCACGTCCGGGCGCCCAGCGGGCACCACCAGGCTGGCCGCTGCCTGCTGTGGGCCTGCAAGGCTTGCAAGAGGAAGACCACCAACGCTGACCGCCGTAAGGCTGCCACCATGAGGGAACGGCGGCGACTCAGCAAGGTCAATGAGGCCTTTGAGACCCTCAAGCGCTGCACCTCCACCAACCCCAACCAGCGCCTGCCCAAGGTGGAGATCCTGCGCAACGCCATCCGCTACATCGAGAGCCTGCAGGCGCTGCTGCGGGAGCAGGAGGATGCTTACTACCCGGTGCTGGAGCACTACAGTGGGGAATCGGATGCCTCCAGCCCACGCTCCAACTGCTCCGACGGCATG ATGGAGTACAGTGGGCCTCCTTGCAGCTCTCGCAGAAGAAACAGCTATGACAGCAGCTACTACACAGAGTCACCGAATG ATCCAAAGCACGGGAAGAATTCTGTTGTTTCCAGCCTCGATTGCCTCTCAAGCATTGTAGAGAGGATTTCCACAGATAACTCCACATGTCCTATACTGCCTCCAGTGGAAACTGTTGCTGAAGGGAGTCCCTGTTCCCCCCCAGAAGGAGCGAGTCTGAATGATAGCAGAGCCCAAATTCCTTCCCCCACCAACTGCACCCCACttccccaggagagcagcagcagcaacccTATCTACCAAGTGCTATAA